One part of the Quercus lobata isolate SW786 chromosome 7, ValleyOak3.0 Primary Assembly, whole genome shotgun sequence genome encodes these proteins:
- the LOC115952032 gene encoding probable purple acid phosphatase 20 gives MRISWITQASTEPIVLFTEIAGLYQNASLGTSSSYKYMTYKSDNIHEAVIGPLKPNTVYFYVCGKNSSKVYTLRTPPAQLPIRFAVVGDLGQTNWTNSTLQHIAKSNYDMLLLPGDLAYADFLQYLWDSFGKLVKPLASKWPWMVTQGNHEIEKFPLLHKEKFTAYNARWRMPFEESGSNSNLYYSFNVAEVHVIMLGSYTDFDNTSAQYQWLQVDLQKVDRKITPWTVVLIHAPWYNSNTAHQGEKESDDMKKSMEALIFLADVDIVFAGHVHAYERFTRVYDGNQNNCAPVYINIGDGGNRDGLDTTYQDPKPSISVFREASFGHGELNVVNAAHALWTWHRNQDDKPIVSDSVWLRSHSSNESKSSGNTSNFTKPSRSSFDSKTWSSELLIEGDHGRLAAFHIESKLFEVVMDERRWWLKKDGHHPGRRYRELKNLIYSMNYEENQGGIWMLWDTRIVVKIDEFVDKDNLIVQELVGGPLVYRSLKDDLQLDTLDNVKNMIAVEEVGFDVPQKNGAMRYSNHYLFCSAVLGLFSLLFVFGWDIRIFVISVISEFPLSYFTDSITISGFIHMVSTLKDDLQLDILDNVKNVIAVEEVGFDVPQK, from the exons ATGAGGATTTCATGGATTACTCAAGCCTCAACTGAGCCAATAGTACTATTTACAGAAATTGCTGGGCTATATCAGAATGCCTCACTTGGGACTTCATCTTCATACAAATACATGACGTACAAGTCTGATAATATTCATGAAGCAGTAATTGGTCCATTAAAACCTAATACGGTTTACTTCTACGTTTGTGGCAAAAATTCCAGCAAAGTGTACACTTTAAGAACTCCCCCAGCTCAACTCCCAATTAGATTTGCTGTTGTAG GTGATCTTGGACAGACAAATTGGACCAACTCAACCCTCCAACACATAGCAAAATCGAACTACGACATGCTGCTATTGCCAGGGGACTTAGCCTATGCCGATTTCTTACAGTATCTTTGGGACTCATTTGGAAAGCTTGTGAAGCCACTAGCTAGCAAGTGGCCTTGGATGGTGACCCAAGGCAACCACGAAATTGAGAAGTTCCCATTGCTTCACAAAGAAAAATTCACAGCCTATAATGCAAGATGGCGCATGCCATTCGAAGAGAGTggctcaaactcaaacctatacTATTCTTTTAATGTAGCTGAGGTACATGTTATCATGTTGGGTTCATACACAGACTTTGATAATACTTCTGCACAATATCAATGGTTACAG GTAGACTTGCAGAAAGTTGATAGGAAGATAACTCCATGGACTGTAGTGCTTATTCATGCACCATGGTACAATTCCAATACTGCTCATCAAGGAGAGAAAGAGTCGGATGACATGAAGAAATCCATGGAAGCGTTAATTTTTCTAGCTGACGTAGATATTGTTTTTGCTGGACATGTACATGCCTATGAGCGCTTT ACTCGCGTTTACGATGGGAACCAGAACAATTGTGCTCCAGTTTATATCAACATTGGGGATGGTGGAAATCGTGACGGCCTTGACACCAC GTATCAAGATCCAAAGCCCAGTATATCCGTTTTTAGGGAGGCAAGCTTTGGGCATGGGGAACTCAACGTGGTTAACGCAGCCCATGCGCTTTGGACATGGCACAGAAATCAAGATGATAAGCCAATTGTTAGTGACTCGGTTTGGTTGAGAAGCCATTCATCTaacgagtccaaatcttct GGAAACACCAGTAACTTCACCAAACCTTCTCGGTCATCTTTTGACAGCAAAACTTG GTCTAGTGAACTATTGATTGAGGGAGATCATGGTAGGCTTGCAGCTTTTCACATTGAATCCAAACTGTTTGAGGTTGTGATGGATGAAAGG AGGTGGTGGTTGAAAAAGGACGGTCATCATCCTGGAAGGCGATATAGGGAGTTGAAGAATTTAATCTACTCAATGAATTATGAGGAAAACCAAG GAGGCATATGGATGTTGTGGGACACAAGGATAGTTGTTAAGATTGATGAATTCGTTG ACAAAGACAATCTGATTGTGCAGGAATTAGTTGGGGGGCCCTTGGTATATAGGAG TCTCAAGGATGATTTGCAACTGGATACACTGGACAATGTGAAAAATATGATAGCTGTGGAAGAAGTTGGATTTGATGTCCCCCAAAAGAATGGTGCCATGAGATATTCAAAT CATTATCTGTTTTGTTCAGCTGTATTAGGACTTTTCTCCCTCCTCTTTGTCTTTGGTTGGGACATTAGGATCTTTGTAATCTCAGTAATTTCAGAATTCCCCCTTTCATATTTTACTGATTCCATTACCATATCTGGTTTTATCCATATGGTCTCAACTCTCAAGGATGATTTGCAACTGGATATACTGGACAATGTGAAAAATGTGATAGCTGTGGAAGAAGTTGGATTTGATGTCCCCCAAAAATGA